One region of Peromyscus eremicus chromosome 4, PerEre_H2_v1, whole genome shotgun sequence genomic DNA includes:
- the LOC131907737 gene encoding POTE ankyrin domain family member A-like, translating into MSPKDIKDATPLIKAAQCRQTECLDILLKYGADPDVIDCRGNTALHYAVYNGDVKTAAKLLEYRANIEAINENKITPLLLALKQNKEKMAEFLINKGANNTKTCDFLGRSTLMYAVRCGSELIIKLLLQRGIDTFKQDAFGWTAKRYAVESKSKVRTLLIDYDEEELRQTCLGKSSDSELLGKLKLNVNGIAVFLNLFSKGLEIRIL; encoded by the exons ATGAGTCCAAAGGACATTAAAGATGCCACACCTCTAATTAAG GCTGCACaatgcagacagacagaatgcCTTGATATTCTGCTGAAGTATGGTGCTGATCCAGATGTTATCGACTGCCGTGGCAACACCGCTCTGCACTATGCTGTCTACAATGGGGATGTCAAAACAGCCGCAAAGCTGCTCGAATACAGGGCAAACATTGAAGCAATAAACGAG AACAAGATCACACCACTTTTGCTTGCtctgaaacaaaacaaggagAAAATGGCAGAATTCTTAATCAACAAGGGAGCcaacaacacaaaaacatgtgACTTTCTGGGAAG AAGCACCCTTATGTATGCTGTAAGGTGTGGGTCAGAACTTATCATCAAGCTTCTTCTTCAAAGAGGTATTGATACCTTTAAGCAAGATGCCTTTGGATGGACAGCTAAACGTTATGCTGTTGAAAGTAAAAGCAAAGT TAGGACACTACTTATCGACTATGATGAAGAGGAACTGAGACAAACATGTTTAGGTAAGAGTTCTGATAGTGAATTACTGGGAAAATTGAAACTAAATGTAAATGGAATTGCTGTTTTTCTTAACTTGTTTTCTAAGGGCTTGGAGATcagaatcctttaa